The following proteins are encoded in a genomic region of Brachyspira pilosicoli:
- the queA gene encoding tRNA preQ1(34) S-adenosylmethionine ribosyltransferase-isomerase QueA, with amino-acid sequence MIDYLNRETYNFYLPENLIATTPNYERDHCKLMTISKNTGEIEHRIFSDIINYLNKDDILVLNDSKVIPARIYAKKNTGGNAEILLLNKFNNSEDLWECLIKGKNIKENDVLYLDYSHIESIGIIEASIIKDNISTKLIKFSKPLTSSILDTIGKIPLPPYIIQSRKKKGEDEYNEKDKEFYQNVYAKNEGSIASPTSGLHFTKELLEGIKSIGVTICYVTLHVGFSTFNPIKEEDLKKHVMHEEKFSIPKETASIIINAKKDGRRIVSCGTTVARVLESEYNDFNFNRLEGSTNIFIYPPYKFKCVDALITNFHTPHSTLLAMVSAFAGYDNIMNAYKIAVENNYRFFSYGDATFLY; translated from the coding sequence ATGATAGATTATTTAAATAGAGAAACTTATAATTTTTATTTACCAGAAAATTTAATAGCAACCACTCCAAATTATGAGAGAGACCATTGCAAGTTAATGACAATTAGTAAAAACACAGGAGAAATAGAGCATAGAATTTTCTCAGATATTATTAATTATTTAAACAAAGATGATATATTGGTTCTTAATGACAGCAAAGTAATACCTGCAAGAATATACGCTAAAAAAAATACAGGCGGAAATGCAGAGATACTTCTTCTAAATAAATTCAATAACAGCGAAGATTTATGGGAATGCTTAATAAAAGGAAAAAATATAAAAGAAAATGATGTACTGTATTTGGATTATAGTCATATAGAAAGCATCGGAATAATTGAAGCTTCTATAATAAAAGATAATATATCAACAAAATTAATAAAGTTTTCAAAACCTCTTACTTCCAGTATATTAGATACAATCGGTAAAATACCTCTTCCTCCGTATATAATACAAAGCAGAAAGAAAAAAGGCGAAGACGAATATAATGAAAAAGATAAAGAGTTCTATCAAAATGTATATGCTAAAAATGAGGGAAGTATTGCTTCACCTACTTCAGGACTTCATTTTACCAAAGAACTTTTAGAAGGAATTAAATCTATTGGTGTTACAATTTGCTATGTTACTTTGCATGTTGGCTTTTCCACTTTTAACCCTATAAAAGAAGAAGATTTAAAAAAACATGTTATGCATGAAGAAAAATTTTCTATACCAAAAGAAACTGCAAGTATAATAATAAATGCTAAAAAAGATGGGAGAAGAATAGTGTCATGCGGAACTACTGTGGCAAGAGTTTTGGAAAGTGAATATAATGATTTTAATTTTAATAGATTAGAAGGCTCTACAAATATTTTTATATATCCACCGTATAAGTTTAAATGTGTAGATGCTCTTATTACAAACTTCCACACCCCGCACTCTACGCTTCTTGCTATGGTTAGTGCTTTTGCCGGTTATGATAATATTATGAATGCATACAAAATTGCCGTGGAAAATAATTATCGTTTTTTCTCTTATGGAGATGCTACTTTTTTGTATTAG
- a CDS encoding AAA family ATPase has translation MEKIKIENVELTLSHPDNLNIKWTGQNDLVRQIMASWHIISEDDIPLNPRIVGKPGAGKTTLSYYVAKELLKRDVYIFQCTVDTRPEDLIIIPVISENNTISYHASSLVTAMIKGGVAILDEGNRMSEKTWASLAPLLDDRRYVESVIAGIKIKAHPDFRVIVTMNDDASTFELPEYIHSRLQPTIELPFPDVKEEYDILKMNLPFADDEILKITVGFLQKSHIHNASFSVRDGISMARYAMKLYNSNIAHSKDSAFLIALKSVLGNEGIRILSLNIDENNKDE, from the coding sequence ATGGAAAAGATAAAGATAGAAAATGTAGAGCTTACATTATCTCACCCAGATAATTTAAATATAAAATGGACAGGACAAAATGATTTAGTAAGGCAGATAATGGCTTCTTGGCATATAATATCCGAAGATGACATACCATTGAATCCAAGAATTGTGGGTAAGCCCGGAGCTGGAAAAACTACTCTTTCATATTATGTTGCTAAAGAGCTTCTTAAAAGAGATGTTTATATATTTCAATGTACAGTAGACACTAGACCAGAGGATTTAATAATAATACCTGTAATATCAGAAAATAATACTATAAGCTATCATGCTTCAAGTTTGGTTACTGCGATGATTAAGGGGGGGGTTGCCATACTCGACGAAGGAAACAGAATGAGTGAGAAAACTTGGGCTTCACTTGCTCCGCTCCTTGATGACAGAAGATATGTTGAAAGTGTTATTGCGGGTATAAAAATTAAGGCTCATCCAGATTTTAGAGTGATAGTTACAATGAATGATGATGCGAGTACTTTTGAGCTTCCTGAATATATACACTCTCGTTTGCAGCCTACAATAGAGCTTCCTTTTCCAGATGTTAAAGAAGAGTATGATATATTAAAAATGAATCTTCCTTTTGCTGATGATGAAATATTAAAAATTACTGTTGGTTTTTTACAGAAGTCGCATATACATAATGCTTCTTTTTCTGTGAGAGATGGTATTAGTATGGCAAGGTATGCTATGAAGCTTTATAACAGTAATATTGCTCATAGCAAAGATTCTGCTTTTTTAATAGCTTTAAAATCTGTGCTTGGAAATGAAGGTATTAGAATATTATCACTAAATATTGATGAGAATAACAAAGATGAATAA
- the thiE gene encoding thiamine phosphate synthase, whose product MNNFKNLKNKKDKRDYLKENYFNKSIYCVTAEDFSKGRNNIEVVGSMLEAGIKIIQYREKENPKKYMREKYEECVKIREMTKKSNALFIVDDYADLALAVEADGVHIGQNDMPIEVVRKIVGDDMIIGLSTKNIDEANEAFNSSADYIGVGPIFDTNTKIDADNAVGFEYLDYIAKNIDMPFVCIGGIKLNNMDLLIEHNAKCLCMLTEIVASDDIKNKCETLIKKMHS is encoded by the coding sequence ATGAATAATTTTAAAAATTTAAAAAACAAAAAAGATAAAAGAGATTATTTAAAAGAGAATTATTTTAATAAGTCTATATACTGCGTTACTGCTGAAGATTTTTCTAAGGGAAGAAACAATATTGAAGTAGTAGGCTCTATGCTTGAGGCGGGTATAAAGATTATTCAATATAGAGAAAAAGAGAACCCTAAAAAATATATGCGTGAGAAGTATGAAGAGTGCGTTAAGATAAGAGAGATGACAAAAAAGAGTAATGCATTATTTATAGTAGATGATTATGCTGATTTGGCTTTGGCAGTGGAAGCTGATGGGGTGCATATTGGGCAAAATGACATGCCAATAGAAGTGGTTAGAAAGATTGTTGGCGATGATATGATTATAGGGCTTTCTACAAAAAATATTGATGAGGCTAATGAGGCTTTTAATAGCAGTGCTGATTATATTGGGGTTGGTCCTATATTTGACACTAATACTAAAATTGATGCTGATAATGCTGTGGGTTTTGAGTATTTAGATTATATTGCTAAAAATATTGATATGCCTTTTGTTTGTATAGGAGGCATTAAACTTAATAATATGGATTTGCTTATAGAGCATAATGCAAAATGTTTATGCATGCTCACTGAGATTGTTGCTTCTGATGATATTAAAAATAAATGCGAAACTTTAATAAAAAAAATGCATTCTTAA
- a CDS encoding thermonuclease family protein, translating into MRNFNKKNAFLIIIFFIVLFVFLCILKNDKEALFIDEASIEAFIKNSNTQIIYDYIKFREDVFVVGYNNKDYIKNVFPSAKFISEFRFRIYSKLRKNILCFFSDDSLIEYAYKNKIYYYKVVLNINDIKKEEYITLKDSNNSKIFLSVTNNNYTENNIDKDLIKVLDGDTITYNNNVYRFIGIDAPELEQVYGKEAKDYVSNLIKNSEKVSMLVSSYDIFDRILCHILVDDVPLAYYMIEEKLAKETVLKYGDNGFSEIGSNIVYLSKFQERRKFIDPSRYRRENR; encoded by the coding sequence ATGCGAAACTTTAATAAAAAAAATGCATTCTTAATAATAATATTTTTTATTGTTTTATTTGTTTTTCTATGTATTCTAAAAAATGATAAAGAGGCTTTGTTTATAGATGAGGCTTCTATTGAGGCATTTATTAAAAACTCTAACACTCAAATAATATATGATTATATAAAGTTTAGAGAAGATGTTTTTGTTGTTGGATATAATAATAAAGATTATATAAAAAATGTTTTTCCAAGTGCTAAGTTTATAAGCGAGTTTCGTTTTAGAATATATTCAAAATTAAGAAAAAATATATTATGCTTTTTTAGCGATGATAGTTTAATAGAATATGCTTACAAAAATAAGATATACTATTATAAAGTTGTACTAAATATTAATGACATAAAAAAAGAAGAATATATTACATTAAAAGATTCTAATAATTCAAAAATTTTTTTATCTGTTACAAATAATAATTATACTGAAAATAATATTGATAAAGATTTGATAAAAGTTTTGGACGGCGACACTATAACATATAATAATAATGTTTACAGGTTTATAGGAATTGATGCTCCAGAATTGGAACAAGTTTATGGAAAAGAGGCTAAAGATTATGTTTCTAATTTAATAAAAAATAGTGAAAAAGTGTCTATGCTTGTTTCTTCTTATGATATATTTGATAGGATATTATGTCATATTTTAGTTGATGATGTGCCTTTAGCTTATTATATGATAGAAGAAAAATTAGCAAAAGAGACTGTATTGAAATATGGAGATAATGGTTTTAGTGAAATTGGAAGTAATATAGTTTATTTATCTAAGTTTCAGGAAAGGAGAAAGTTTATAGACCCATCGAGATACAGAAGAGAAAATAGATAG
- a CDS encoding sialidase family protein produces MNKKILYCNKNEYPAFPSIVKLEKDKYLVSFRLAPKNKKNYSHLHSLSKAIVLTYYKGKIINTTEIAKEDEAAKQDVQLFRVDDNTIIAYYFRYTFHPQSEIDLLKENTFLEYNNTIALLSGIGYCISYDNGKTFSKANTIVLKNGMKNFAVRGSMVKVNNEILMPIYAYKKYINKNNSKYQCYIIYTKDLINWDIKSFLCETEYRKIENKKSKIEYVEPSLIYYNNILWAFIRTHVNNEYAFTSLSYSLDNGKSFTKPHFTNIKGYPLHPLKIDDERILLTYGYRLKPYGVRAILLNDLNDLKNYSDYDIQKKEIIIEDKMKSTDCGYPWCANNNNSIYCVYYGYDNRDKIRKIFLTVFTLD; encoded by the coding sequence ATGAATAAAAAAATTTTATACTGCAATAAAAATGAATACCCTGCTTTTCCTTCTATAGTGAAATTAGAAAAAGATAAATATTTAGTGAGTTTTAGACTTGCTCCAAAAAATAAAAAAAATTATTCTCATCTTCATTCTTTAAGTAAAGCTATTGTATTGACTTATTATAAAGGCAAAATAATTAATACTACAGAAATAGCCAAAGAAGATGAAGCAGCAAAACAAGATGTGCAGCTTTTTAGAGTTGATGATAACACTATAATTGCCTACTATTTTAGATATACTTTTCACCCGCAAAGCGAAATTGATTTATTAAAAGAAAATACTTTTTTGGAATATAATAATACAATAGCATTATTAAGCGGTATAGGGTACTGTATTAGTTATGATAATGGTAAAACTTTTTCAAAGGCTAATACTATTGTATTAAAAAATGGAATGAAAAACTTTGCGGTAAGAGGCAGCATGGTTAAAGTAAATAATGAAATACTTATGCCTATATATGCTTACAAAAAATATATAAACAAAAATAATTCTAAGTATCAATGCTATATTATATATACTAAAGATTTAATTAATTGGGATATAAAGAGTTTTTTGTGTGAAACTGAATATAGAAAAATTGAAAATAAAAAAAGCAAAATAGAATATGTTGAACCTTCACTTATATATTATAATAATATATTATGGGCATTTATAAGAACGCATGTTAATAATGAATATGCTTTTACTTCTTTAAGTTATTCTCTGGACAATGGAAAGAGTTTTACTAAGCCTCATTTTACGAATATTAAAGGCTATCCTTTGCATCCTTTAAAGATTGATGATGAGAGAATTTTATTAACTTATGGATACAGATTAAAGCCTTATGGGGTTAGAGCAATTTTACTAAACGACTTGAATGATTTAAAAAATTACTCTGATTATGATATACAAAAAAAAGAGATAATTATAGAAGATAAAATGAAAAGTACTGATTGCGGTTATCCTTGGTGTGCTAATAACAACAACAGTATATATTGTGTTTACTATGGATATGATAATAGAGATAAAATAAGAAAAATATTTTTAACTGTATTTACTTTAGATTAA
- a CDS encoding DUF4132 domain-containing protein, whose translation MDLEKKLEEFYRDVRMPMKQAEASRNFTSIPIWGLSLAYKMNDIIKCYCEIEEDNKELKDRYKHLLKIYYYNEYKEKDYRESFVIPHLILFGNLEKALQNINYSTYESDKCRQMYFQRPIHKIFELLNQYFNKEFTEYVNKYVDIINSKDAEKTFKDMNRDAVIPLFALCTMANTEDKYVDIIIKALDYMPNKLDALNVIGPIINKHKSLRDKFVEINDDSLIIDIGIEFGHYFHILAFSDKDKMIDKIYKDLDFPNYFSVIAKYFEDYFNIRKIHNFKKLYLNDKEAFYKLYNLLKLEKYITRRNIKIIFILFSAILLEHNDNNFDLETFKLCYQIIPSIILKCLKKEGKRDIKKISDNIKNLEDVFDKDKNKTFNNLIDYYTGKKSSDMLYRFRATYPEISLNTDIMYVFALFNFEDLCEETKSSKKFCIDVLKHLTIQLGIRKYIETQYALTSKTFREIVDSLINNEELNITLKEVLLSYYYDYGNYYVPPPSLYNDLTDEKDNTKTLKDLLIENYSEELKNILDDTNFIKKELSNEKLAILDILKWAYNPSFNYNNFELVYTVLESTKKVEVKRVCLKIISNNENITREYVEKAIDKVRASDLKGALKTILKNWNLKKYGDKFNSIDEAIEFINTYYNTSYENSIKFLENLKLDKVLYKNGNKADERIIKYILMEYMNLTEPARLKDCDMLADLLETNSFEKVLNDIFDYWKDTNYDSKEKNILMPYCIYSDNSKIDAVYTLIKEFAKGSRTILGAFIVKCIALNGKNYALILIDNLTRKAPTAKIKETANETMKNAAEILGISTDELSDIIIPDFGFDRKGNKVLSYGGEAKRTFTLNIDNNLELTIKDDEKNKIIKSLPAPNSKDDKAAADLIKKEFSTLKKEIKTLIQSQKIRLQKVLMNGRKWSYESFKNVFVNNSIMNIFALKLIWGVYDDDNKLIKSFRYMEDGTFNTADEEEYKLEDTNKKNISLVHPMELDENTLNKWQQQLSDYEITQPIDQLNFSSETFETIKEKDIQNDELTSFDGVTVKVGTLMSLANKYDFERGETEDGGGYSEYILKDSYLQISVHITFDYIYFGIEPDEDVNLNNIIFYDESDEIQPVKTNPLKLNQRFVNSVYNIVKNNI comes from the coding sequence ATGGATTTAGAAAAGAAATTGGAAGAATTTTATAGAGATGTAAGAATGCCTATGAAGCAGGCTGAAGCTAGTAGAAATTTTACATCAATACCTATTTGGGGACTTTCATTAGCTTATAAAATGAATGATATAATTAAATGCTACTGTGAAATAGAAGAAGATAATAAAGAATTAAAAGACAGATACAAACACTTATTAAAAATATATTATTATAATGAATATAAGGAAAAAGATTACAGAGAAAGTTTTGTAATTCCCCATTTAATATTATTTGGAAATTTAGAAAAAGCATTACAAAATATAAATTACAGCACCTATGAATCAGATAAATGCAGACAAATGTATTTTCAAAGACCTATACATAAAATATTTGAATTATTAAATCAATATTTTAATAAAGAGTTTACTGAATATGTTAATAAATATGTAGATATAATAAATTCTAAAGATGCAGAAAAAACATTTAAAGATATGAATAGAGATGCAGTTATACCATTATTTGCATTATGTACTATGGCAAACACTGAAGATAAATATGTAGATATTATTATCAAAGCATTAGATTATATGCCCAATAAACTTGATGCTTTAAATGTTATTGGTCCTATTATAAATAAACATAAATCATTAAGAGATAAATTTGTAGAAATAAATGATGACTCTTTAATTATAGATATTGGTATAGAGTTTGGGCACTATTTTCATATACTAGCTTTTTCAGATAAAGATAAAATGATTGATAAAATATATAAAGATCTTGATTTTCCAAATTATTTTTCAGTTATTGCTAAATATTTTGAAGATTACTTTAATATACGTAAAATACATAACTTCAAAAAACTTTATTTAAATGATAAAGAGGCTTTTTATAAATTATATAATCTTTTAAAATTAGAAAAATACATAACAAGGAGAAATATAAAAATTATATTTATTTTATTTAGTGCAATTTTACTAGAGCATAATGATAATAATTTTGATTTAGAAACATTTAAATTATGCTATCAAATAATACCTAGTATAATTTTAAAATGCTTAAAAAAAGAAGGCAAAAGAGATATTAAGAAAATATCTGATAATATTAAAAATTTAGAAGATGTATTTGATAAAGATAAAAATAAAACATTTAATAATTTAATAGACTATTACACAGGAAAAAAATCTTCAGACATGCTTTACAGATTTAGAGCAACTTATCCTGAAATTAGTTTGAATACAGATATAATGTATGTATTTGCATTATTTAATTTTGAAGATTTATGCGAAGAAACAAAATCATCAAAAAAATTCTGTATAGATGTATTAAAACATTTAACCATACAGCTTGGAATTAGAAAGTACATAGAAACTCAATATGCCCTAACTTCAAAAACATTCAGAGAAATTGTTGATTCGCTTATAAATAATGAAGAATTAAATATAACATTAAAAGAAGTACTTCTTTCATACTATTATGATTATGGTAATTACTATGTGCCGCCTCCATCATTATATAATGATTTAACAGATGAAAAAGATAATACAAAAACTTTAAAAGATTTATTAATAGAAAATTACAGTGAAGAATTAAAAAATATATTAGATGATACAAATTTCATTAAAAAAGAATTAAGCAATGAAAAATTGGCTATTTTAGATATATTAAAATGGGCATATAATCCTAGTTTCAATTATAATAATTTTGAATTAGTTTATACAGTTCTTGAAAGCACTAAAAAAGTAGAAGTTAAAAGAGTTTGTTTAAAAATCATATCTAATAATGAAAATATAACAAGGGAATATGTTGAAAAAGCTATTGATAAGGTAAGAGCTTCAGATTTAAAAGGAGCTTTAAAAACAATACTCAAAAATTGGAACTTAAAAAAATACGGCGATAAATTTAATAGTATTGATGAAGCAATTGAATTTATTAATACATACTATAATACAAGCTATGAAAACAGTATTAAGTTTTTAGAGAATCTCAAATTAGATAAAGTATTATATAAAAATGGAAATAAGGCAGATGAAAGAATTATTAAATATATTTTAATGGAGTATATGAATCTAACAGAGCCTGCAAGACTTAAAGACTGTGATATGCTTGCTGATTTATTAGAAACTAACTCTTTTGAAAAAGTATTAAATGATATATTTGATTATTGGAAAGATACTAATTATGACAGTAAGGAAAAAAATATTTTAATGCCTTACTGTATATACTCTGATAATTCAAAAATAGATGCAGTATATACATTAATAAAAGAATTTGCTAAAGGTTCAAGAACTATATTGGGAGCATTTATTGTAAAATGCATTGCATTAAACGGCAAAAATTATGCTTTAATATTGATTGATAATCTAACAAGAAAAGCACCTACTGCCAAAATTAAAGAAACAGCAAATGAAACTATGAAAAATGCTGCAGAGATTTTAGGTATTTCTACCGATGAACTTTCTGACATAATTATTCCTGATTTTGGTTTTGACAGAAAAGGAAATAAAGTTCTAAGTTATGGAGGAGAAGCAAAGAGAACATTTACTTTAAATATAGATAATAATTTAGAATTAACGATTAAAGATGATGAAAAAAATAAAATCATAAAATCACTTCCAGCACCAAACAGCAAAGATGATAAGGCAGCAGCAGACTTAATTAAAAAAGAATTTAGTACTCTAAAAAAAGAAATAAAAACTTTAATACAATCTCAAAAAATAAGACTTCAAAAAGTTTTAATGAACGGCAGAAAATGGAGTTATGAGAGTTTTAAGAATGTATTTGTTAATAATAGCATTATGAATATATTTGCCTTAAAATTAATTTGGGGTGTTTATGATGATGATAATAAATTAATTAAAAGTTTCAGATATATGGAAGACGGCACTTTCAATACTGCCGATGAAGAAGAATATAAACTTGAAGATACAAACAAAAAAAATATTAGTTTAGTTCACCCTATGGAATTAGATGAAAATACTTTAAATAAATGGCAACAGCAATTATCAGATTATGAAATTACTCAGCCTATAGATCAGCTTAATTTTTCATCTGAAACTTTTGAAACTATAAAAGAAAAAGATATTCAAAATGATGAGCTAACTTCATTTGACGGAGTAACCGTTAAAGTAGGAACTTTGATGTCGCTTGCAAATAAATATGATTTTGAAAGAGGAGAAACAGAAGACGGCGGAGGCTACAGTGAATATATTTTGAAAGATAGTTATTTACAAATTTCAGTACATATAACATTTGACTATATATATTTTGGAATTGAGCCTGATGAAGATGTTAATTTAAATAATATTATTTTCTATGATGAAAGCGATGAGATTCAACCTGTAAAAACTAATCCTTTAAAATTAAATCAAAGGTTTGTTAATTCTGTTTATAATATAGTAAAGAATAATATATAA
- a CDS encoding M42 family metallopeptidase has translation MDNNIITLLKDLTNAFGPSGFEDDVINVIREKANFIDSERDSINNLYLGLKNIDKSKPIVGLDCHIDELGFMVEHINENGTLSFIPLGGWHIPNIVSNSVVVKSSSGEHVKGVIGSKPPHFMTDEDRKKLPTLKDMYIDVGTRTKKETEDIFGICIGDPIVPDVDFRYDERTKSFCAKAIDNRVGAVCVIETLKALKDEKLDVNLVGMMTAQEEVGARGASVAANKVKPDLVIVFEGSPADDTFYYGERAHGAIGKGSQLRVIDGGMITNPRLNKYTINIAKQNNIAHQVIVREKGSTNGAIYHKTNFGSPSVVLGVATRYAHSHYCYASYDDVVASIEIAKALIKTLNSEKIKEF, from the coding sequence ATGGATAATAATATAATAACATTATTAAAAGATTTAACTAATGCATTCGGACCATCAGGTTTTGAAGATGATGTAATAAATGTTATAAGAGAAAAAGCAAATTTTATAGATAGTGAAAGAGATTCTATTAATAATTTGTATTTAGGTTTAAAAAATATTGACAAAAGCAAACCTATAGTAGGATTAGACTGCCATATAGATGAACTTGGTTTTATGGTAGAGCATATAAATGAAAATGGAACTTTATCTTTTATACCTCTTGGAGGCTGGCATATACCAAACATTGTATCAAATTCTGTGGTGGTAAAATCATCAAGTGGGGAGCATGTTAAAGGTGTTATAGGTTCAAAGCCGCCCCATTTTATGACAGATGAAGACAGAAAAAAATTGCCTACATTAAAAGATATGTATATTGATGTGGGTACTAGAACTAAAAAAGAAACAGAAGATATATTTGGAATATGCATAGGAGACCCTATTGTACCAGATGTTGATTTCAGATATGATGAGAGAACTAAAAGTTTTTGTGCTAAGGCTATAGACAACAGAGTTGGTGCTGTATGTGTGATAGAGACTTTAAAAGCATTAAAAGACGAGAAATTAGATGTTAATTTGGTTGGTATGATGACAGCTCAAGAGGAAGTTGGGGCAAGAGGAGCTTCTGTGGCAGCTAACAAAGTAAAGCCTGATTTAGTTATAGTATTTGAGGGCTCACCTGCTGATGATACTTTTTATTATGGAGAGAGAGCACATGGAGCTATTGGAAAAGGCTCTCAGCTTAGAGTAATAGACGGAGGCATGATTACAAACCCAAGATTAAATAAATACACTATAAATATAGCAAAACAAAACAATATTGCTCATCAAGTAATAGTGCGTGAAAAAGGCTCTACTAATGGTGCAATATATCATAAAACTAATTTTGGAAGTCCTAGTGTTGTTTTGGGTGTTGCTACGAGATATGCTCATAGTCATTATTGTTATGCTTCTTATGATGATGTAGTTGCTTCTATAGAGATAGCTAAAGCATTAATAAAAACTTTAAATAGTGAAAAAATAAAAGAGTTTTAA
- a CDS encoding flavodoxin, translating into MSDKIAVIYWSATGNTELMAQNVEKGIKKSGGEVDTFSVSNFNTSDIDNYSKLALGCPAMGAEVLEESEFQPFYDAIRDKLSNKKIALFGSYDWGDGEWMRNWQEDVKSTGASLIKDGLITNLTPDDNAINECIKLGEELAKA; encoded by the coding sequence ATGAGTGATAAAATAGCTGTAATATATTGGAGTGCTACAGGCAATACTGAGCTTATGGCACAAAATGTAGAAAAAGGCATTAAAAAATCTGGAGGAGAGGTTGATACATTTAGCGTATCTAATTTTAATACTTCAGATATAGATAATTATTCAAAATTAGCGTTAGGCTGTCCTGCTATGGGGGCTGAAGTTTTAGAAGAATCCGAGTTTCAGCCTTTTTATGATGCAATAAGAGATAAGCTTTCCAATAAAAAGATAGCTTTATTTGGCTCTTATGATTGGGGCGATGGTGAATGGATGAGAAATTGGCAGGAAGACGTAAAGAGTACAGGAGCTTCTTTAATAAAAGATGGTTTAATTACAAATCTTACTCCAGATGATAATGCAATTAATGAATGCATTAAATTAGGTGAAGAATTAGCTAAGGCATAA
- a CDS encoding DUF3793 family protein, with protein MKEHNFDTLIINHCAPTLSGIKIANIFTYQYNSKKDVYKKIASYNKILNSRNINVSIIKDYDNKVIVYVYDKKRLEEYIFNDEIFDFLEDYGYEEKNLYKCIELLKDRMQYNKDFPHEIGIFLGYPLMDIYGFINNYGKNSLYAGYWKVYHNKNEAIKTFESYNRCRDFYTTTFLNGKGILEIMDDYKEYAYSK; from the coding sequence ATGAAAGAGCATAATTTTGATACATTGATTATTAACCACTGTGCACCAACACTTTCTGGTATAAAAATAGCAAACATCTTTACATATCAATACAACTCTAAAAAAGATGTTTACAAAAAAATAGCATCATACAATAAAATATTAAACAGCCGCAATATAAATGTGTCTATTATAAAAGATTATGATAATAAAGTGATAGTTTATGTTTATGACAAAAAAAGGCTTGAGGAATACATTTTTAATGATGAGATTTTTGATTTTTTAGAAGATTATGGATATGAAGAGAAAAATCTATATAAGTGTATCGAACTATTAAAAGATAGGATGCAGTATAATAAAGATTTTCCTCATGAGATAGGTATATTTTTAGGATATCCTCTTATGGATATATACGGCTTTATAAATAATTATGGGAAAAATAGTTTATACGCTGGATACTGGAAAGTATATCATAATAAAAATGAAGCTATAAAAACTTTCGAAAGCTATAATAGATGCAGAGATTTTTATACAACTACATTTTTAAATGGGAAGGGAATATTGGAGATAATGGATGATTATAAAGAGTATGCTTACAGTAAATAA